In one window of Nocardiopsis aegyptia DNA:
- a CDS encoding MFS transporter small subunit — translation MPNPRTKNATVLTAILLWVVVLAALAYGVARTAVDAAALFTA, via the coding sequence ATGCCGAACCCTCGTACCAAGAACGCCACGGTCCTGACCGCGATCCTGCTGTGGGTCGTCGTCCTCGCCGCCCTGGCCTACGGCGTCGCCCGGACCGCGGTCGACGCCGCCGCGCTCTTCACCGCCTGA
- a CDS encoding L-lactate MFS transporter, with product MTRTNPLASLLDHRRSVAPPGYSRWLIPPAALAVHLSIGQVYAFSVFRNPLVERFDTSLTAIGVIFSIAIVMLGLSAAFGGTWVERNGPRKAMFVAGLCWSGGFAVAALGVATGQLWLVYLGYGFLGGIGLGIGYISPVSTLIKWFPDRPGLATGIAIMGFGGGALIASPLSAELLERYADAPADAIVPAFLTLGTVYFVVMMMGAFTVRVPPAGWRPERKRSTAARSEESPATRADAAPQAPDLPGVSVRRAVRTPQFWLLWTVLFCNVTAGIGILEQASPMVQEFFTGVGPAEAAGYVGFLSLCNMLGRILWSSTSDVIGRKRVYIGYLGLGGLLYLLIAVAGTGSVMLFVALTGVILSFYGGGFATVPAYLKDLFGTFNVGAIHGRLLTAWSLAGIAGPMVVNVIADVQLAAGRDGAALYGLSLYVMVGVMAVGFLANMLIRPLPDQARDRAPGHERAVERD from the coding sequence ATGACGCGCACCAACCCCCTCGCCTCCCTCCTCGACCACCGGAGAAGCGTCGCTCCCCCCGGGTACAGCCGGTGGCTGATCCCTCCGGCCGCCCTGGCCGTCCACCTGTCCATCGGCCAGGTCTACGCGTTCAGCGTCTTCCGCAATCCCCTGGTCGAACGGTTCGACACCTCGCTGACCGCGATCGGCGTCATCTTCAGCATCGCCATCGTCATGCTCGGACTGTCGGCGGCCTTCGGCGGCACGTGGGTGGAGCGCAACGGCCCCCGCAAGGCGATGTTCGTCGCCGGGCTGTGCTGGTCGGGCGGGTTCGCGGTCGCCGCGCTCGGCGTGGCGACCGGCCAGCTGTGGCTGGTCTACCTGGGCTACGGGTTCCTCGGCGGTATCGGGTTGGGCATCGGCTACATCTCCCCCGTCTCCACGCTCATCAAGTGGTTCCCCGACCGGCCGGGCCTGGCCACCGGCATCGCGATCATGGGCTTCGGGGGCGGGGCGCTGATCGCCTCGCCGCTGTCCGCCGAACTCCTCGAGCGCTACGCCGACGCGCCGGCCGACGCGATCGTGCCCGCGTTCCTCACGCTGGGGACCGTCTACTTCGTCGTCATGATGATGGGCGCGTTCACCGTGCGCGTGCCCCCGGCGGGATGGCGGCCGGAGCGGAAGCGCTCCACGGCGGCCCGCTCCGAGGAGTCGCCCGCGACCCGGGCGGACGCGGCTCCGCAGGCGCCCGACCTGCCCGGCGTGTCGGTGCGCAGGGCGGTGCGCACCCCGCAGTTCTGGCTCCTGTGGACCGTGCTGTTCTGCAACGTCACCGCCGGGATCGGCATCCTGGAGCAGGCGTCGCCCATGGTGCAGGAGTTCTTCACCGGGGTGGGCCCGGCCGAGGCGGCGGGCTACGTCGGCTTCCTCTCCCTGTGCAACATGCTCGGGCGGATCCTGTGGTCCTCGACCTCCGACGTGATCGGCCGCAAGCGCGTCTACATCGGCTACTTGGGCCTGGGCGGGCTCCTGTACCTGCTGATCGCCGTCGCCGGGACGGGCTCGGTGATGCTGTTCGTGGCGCTCACCGGCGTCATCCTGTCCTTCTACGGCGGCGGCTTCGCCACCGTTCCCGCCTACCTCAAGGACCTGTTCGGCACGTTCAACGTGGGCGCGATCCACGGCAGGCTGCTCACCGCCTGGTCACTGGCCGGGATCGCCGGGCCGATGGTCGTCAACGTCATCGCCGACGTCCAACTGGCGGCCGGACGCGACGGAGCCGCCCTCTACGGGCTGTCCCTGTACGTGATGGTCGGGGTCATGGCCGTGGGCTTCCTCGCGAACATGCTGATCCGTCCCCTGCCCGACCAGGCGCGGGACCGAGCGCCCGGACACGAACGCGCGGTGGAGCGTGACTGA
- a CDS encoding nuclear transport factor 2 family protein, translating into MTEPSSELPTSTAPADVVRRQYIASADGDLEALRATLAADVEWTEMAGFPLAGTYRTPEGVTSGVMERLGRDWNDWTAHDDTYVVDGENVVVLARYTATNKATGKDIDVRVAHHFVVRGGRIVRFEQFVDTAEVRAAMAS; encoded by the coding sequence ATGACCGAGCCCAGCAGCGAACTCCCCACGTCCACCGCCCCCGCCGACGTGGTGCGGCGCCAGTACATCGCCTCCGCCGACGGCGACCTCGAAGCCCTGCGGGCCACCCTGGCCGCCGACGTGGAGTGGACCGAGATGGCCGGCTTCCCCCTGGCCGGCACCTACCGCACCCCCGAGGGGGTCACCTCCGGGGTCATGGAAAGGCTGGGCCGGGACTGGAACGACTGGACCGCCCACGACGACACCTACGTCGTCGACGGCGAGAACGTCGTGGTCCTGGCCCGCTACACGGCCACCAACAAGGCCACGGGCAAGGACATCGACGTCCGCGTCGCCCACCACTTCGTCGTCCGCGGCGGCCGCATCGTGCGGTTCGAGCAGTTCGTGGACACCGCCGAGGTCCGTGCGGCGATGGCGAGCTGA
- a CDS encoding MBL fold metallo-hydrolase has protein sequence MSTLDYNVLDLDFPAGSKNKTATLITGEEQAFLIDAGFTRADGHRLVAEILDSGRELTTVFVSHADPDFYWGAEVVADAFPQAEIVATPPVIEHIEQSYEGKLKAWEAVGANRPTRLVEMTALTGDIVFEGHVFQLRGGHPGLADRHYLWQADQRAIVGGVLLFQNEHVWVADTARPRDRAVWVEMLDEMSALEPAFAIPGHRLPTDVLDAGPIAYTRDYLTAFEAELATADSGETLADAMVARYPDAGLLIAARLGAKVAKGEMSWG, from the coding sequence GTGAGCACGCTCGACTACAACGTCCTCGACCTGGACTTCCCGGCCGGGTCCAAGAACAAGACCGCCACCCTGATCACCGGCGAGGAGCAGGCGTTCCTCATCGACGCCGGGTTCACCCGCGCCGACGGCCACCGCCTGGTCGCCGAGATCCTCGACTCGGGCAGGGAGCTGACCACGGTCTTCGTCAGCCACGCCGACCCCGACTTCTACTGGGGCGCCGAGGTCGTCGCCGACGCCTTCCCCCAGGCCGAGATCGTCGCCACACCCCCGGTCATCGAGCACATCGAGCAGTCCTATGAGGGCAAGCTCAAGGCGTGGGAGGCCGTGGGTGCCAACCGCCCGACCCGCCTGGTCGAGATGACCGCGCTGACCGGCGACATCGTCTTCGAGGGACACGTGTTCCAACTCAGGGGCGGCCACCCGGGACTCGCCGACCGCCACTACCTGTGGCAGGCCGACCAGCGGGCGATCGTCGGCGGCGTGCTGCTCTTCCAGAACGAGCACGTCTGGGTCGCCGACACCGCCCGGCCGCGGGACCGCGCCGTGTGGGTCGAGATGCTCGACGAGATGTCGGCCCTGGAGCCCGCCTTCGCGATCCCCGGCCACCGGCTGCCCACCGACGTCCTCGACGCGGGCCCGATCGCCTACACCCGCGACTACCTCACCGCGTTCGAGGCCGAACTCGCCACGGCCGACAGCGGAGAGACCCTGGCGGACGCGATGGTCGCCCGCTACCCGGACGCCGGCCTGCTCATCGCGGCCCGGCTCGGCGCCAAGGTCGCCAAGGGCGAGATGTCCTGGGGCTGA
- a CDS encoding MarR family winged helix-turn-helix transcriptional regulator, whose product MTGDARITTAEQAANDPLILAFGRLQGAANRLEYILGRALEEEFGISHLVFEVLLILSRSGGSGLSMGAIAQERVLTTGGVTRLVDRMVTAGLVSREENPADRRGRLVRLTPLGEETAVRAARLHARNVQRHLLDPLPEEHRERFAQDLRTVSVTAGDALPRLH is encoded by the coding sequence GTGACGGGAGACGCGCGGATCACGACGGCCGAGCAGGCGGCGAACGACCCGCTGATACTGGCGTTCGGGCGGTTGCAGGGGGCCGCCAACCGGCTGGAGTACATCCTGGGGCGGGCTCTGGAGGAGGAGTTCGGCATCAGTCACCTGGTGTTCGAGGTCCTCCTGATCCTGAGCCGGTCCGGGGGGTCCGGCCTGTCGATGGGAGCCATCGCCCAGGAACGGGTGCTGACCACGGGCGGGGTGACCCGGCTGGTGGACCGGATGGTGACGGCCGGCCTGGTCTCGCGCGAGGAGAATCCGGCGGACCGGCGGGGCCGGCTGGTCAGGCTCACCCCGCTCGGGGAGGAGACCGCGGTGCGGGCCGCCCGCCTGCACGCGCGGAACGTGCAGCGCCACCTGCTCGACCCGCTGCCCGAGGAGCACCGGGAGCGGTTCGCGCAGGACCTGCGGACGGTGAGCGTGACGGCGGGCGACGCGCTGCCCCGCCTGCACTGA
- a CDS encoding SDR family oxidoreductase: MDLFDLTGKNAVVTGGTRGIGMMMARGLLQAGARVWISSRKADACEQARVELSQYGEVHAVPADLSNEDECRRLAAEVTAQAPEVHVLVNNAGATWGEPLETFPESAWDKVLDLNLKSPFFLVRAFLPALEAAATPDDPARVINVGSIDGIHVPDLPTYAYSSSKAAVHQLTRHLARELGPKAITVNAVAPGPFPSKMMASTLDAFGDHIAQAAPLRRIGRDDDMAGTAVYLASRAGSFVTGAVIPVDGGIATTANGL, encoded by the coding sequence ATGGACCTGTTCGATCTGACCGGGAAGAACGCCGTCGTCACCGGGGGCACCCGCGGGATCGGGATGATGATGGCCCGCGGGCTGCTCCAGGCCGGGGCCCGCGTGTGGATCAGCTCCCGCAAGGCCGACGCCTGCGAGCAGGCCCGCGTGGAGCTGTCGCAGTACGGCGAGGTGCACGCCGTGCCCGCCGACCTGTCGAACGAGGACGAGTGCCGGCGGCTCGCGGCCGAGGTCACCGCCCAGGCGCCCGAGGTGCACGTCCTGGTGAACAACGCGGGCGCCACCTGGGGCGAGCCGCTGGAGACCTTCCCCGAGTCGGCCTGGGACAAGGTGCTGGACCTCAACCTGAAGTCGCCGTTCTTCCTCGTGCGCGCCTTCCTGCCCGCGCTGGAGGCCGCGGCCACGCCCGACGACCCGGCGCGCGTCATCAACGTCGGCAGTATCGACGGCATCCACGTCCCGGACCTGCCCACGTACGCGTACTCCTCCAGCAAGGCCGCCGTCCACCAGTTGACCCGCCACCTGGCACGGGAGCTGGGACCCAAGGCGATCACGGTCAACGCGGTCGCGCCCGGTCCCTTCCCGTCGAAGATGATGGCGAGCACGCTGGACGCCTTCGGCGACCACATCGCCCAGGCGGCGCCGCTGCGCCGCATCGGCCGGGACGACGACATGGCCGGTACCGCGGTCTACCTGGCGAGCCGGGCGGGCTCCTTCGTCACCGGAGCCGTCATCCCCGTGGACGGGGGGATCGCCACCACGGCCAACGGGCTGTGA
- a CDS encoding glutathione peroxidase, which produces MDLYDIPLRTLAGESASLSEYRGRALLIVNVASKCGLTPQYEGLERLHERYRDQGLTVLGVPCNQFMGQEPGTPEEIATFCSTTYGVTFPLLEKTDVNGEERHPLYAELVRTPDAAGEAGDVQWNFEKFLVDTEGEVVGRFRPSTEPESEDIVSAIKAHLPG; this is translated from the coding sequence ATGGACCTGTACGACATCCCGCTGCGCACGCTGGCCGGAGAGTCCGCGTCGCTGTCCGAGTACCGCGGGCGCGCCCTGCTGATCGTGAACGTCGCCTCCAAGTGCGGACTCACGCCGCAGTACGAGGGCCTGGAGCGCCTGCACGAGCGCTACCGGGACCAGGGGCTCACGGTTCTGGGGGTGCCCTGCAACCAGTTCATGGGTCAGGAGCCCGGCACGCCGGAGGAGATCGCGACCTTCTGCTCCACGACCTACGGCGTCACGTTCCCGCTGCTGGAGAAGACCGACGTCAACGGTGAGGAGCGCCACCCGCTGTACGCGGAGCTCGTGCGGACCCCCGACGCCGCGGGCGAGGCCGGCGACGTGCAGTGGAACTTCGAGAAGTTCCTCGTGGACACCGAGGGCGAGGTCGTCGGCCGGTTCCGCCCGTCCACAGAGCCCGAGTCGGAGGACATCGTCTCCGCGATCAAGGCGCACCTGCCGGGCTGA
- a CDS encoding Fur family transcriptional regulator produces the protein MTTPSDFERMLRESALRVTSPRLAVLSAVHENPHADTESIIGVVRSRLGTVSDQAVYDVLKALTGAGLVRRIQPQNSVARYETRVGDNHHHVVCRSCGAIADVDCAVGHAPCLNASHDHGFAIDEAEVVYWGVCADCSDTPSS, from the coding sequence ATGACAACCCCTTCGGATTTCGAGCGAATGTTGCGCGAGTCCGCTCTGCGGGTGACCAGCCCTCGACTGGCCGTGCTCTCCGCCGTGCACGAGAACCCGCACGCGGACACGGAGTCGATCATCGGTGTGGTGCGCTCGCGCCTCGGTACGGTGTCCGACCAGGCCGTCTACGACGTCCTCAAGGCACTCACCGGCGCGGGCCTGGTGCGACGCATACAGCCACAGAACTCCGTGGCCCGCTACGAGACGCGGGTCGGGGACAACCACCACCACGTCGTGTGCCGGTCGTGCGGTGCCATCGCCGACGTCGACTGCGCCGTCGGCCACGCACCGTGCCTGAACGCCTCGCACGACCACGGCTTCGCCATCGACGAGGCCGAGGTCGTGTACTGGGGCGTCTGCGCGGACTGCTCCGACACACCGAGTTCCTGA
- the katG gene encoding catalase/peroxidase HPI translates to MSESHEGVDAPLKTDAAGGCPVAHGRAPHPTQGGGNRGWWPNQLNLKILAKNPAVSNPLGEGFDYAEAFKALDLDAVKADIAEVLSDSQDWWPADFGHYGPLMIRMAWHSAGTYRSHDGRGGGSAGQQRFAPLNSWPDNVNLDKARRLLWPVKKKYGQNISWADLMILTGNVALESMGFKTFGFGGGREDVWEPDEDVYWGPETTWLDDQRYTGDRDLEKPLAAVQMGLIYVNPEGPNGNPDPLAAARDIRETFGRMGMNDEETVALIAGGHTFGKTHGAAPDSNLEAEPESAGLEMQGLGWKNNHGTGKGADAIGSGLEVTWTTTPAQWSQGFFKNLFEFEYELTKSPGGGNQWVAKDAEEIIPDAHIPGKKHKPTMLTTDLSLRVDPVYEQISRRFYEDHEAFADAFARAWYKLTHRDMGPKVRYLGSEVPEETLIWQDPLPAQEGEVIGAAEIAALKAKVAESGLTVSQLVSTAWASASTYRDSDKRGGANGARIRLEPQIDWEVNNPAELRGVLNTLESIAVEFNASSDKKVSLADLIVLAGGVGVEQAAKAAGHDIEVPFTPGRVDATQEQTDPGQFAFLEPVADGFRNYYGKANRLPAEYLLLDKANLLGVSAPEMTVLVGGLRVLGTNYDGSDVGVFTEHPGALTNDFFVNLLDLGTNWAPTGETSETSQTFVAKDDSGAVKWTGSRVDLLFGSNSELRALAEVYASDDAKEKFVQDFVAAWNKIMNADRFDLV, encoded by the coding sequence ATGTCTGAAAGCCACGAAGGCGTCGACGCACCTCTGAAGACGGACGCCGCGGGCGGCTGCCCGGTCGCGCACGGCCGCGCTCCGCACCCCACCCAGGGCGGCGGCAACCGCGGCTGGTGGCCCAACCAGCTCAACCTGAAGATCCTGGCCAAGAACCCGGCCGTGTCGAACCCGCTCGGTGAGGGCTTCGACTACGCCGAGGCCTTCAAGGCCCTCGACCTGGACGCCGTGAAGGCGGACATCGCCGAGGTCCTCTCGGACTCCCAGGACTGGTGGCCGGCCGACTTCGGGCACTACGGCCCGCTCATGATCCGCATGGCGTGGCACAGCGCCGGCACCTACCGGTCGCACGACGGCCGCGGCGGCGGCAGCGCCGGCCAGCAGCGCTTCGCGCCGCTGAACAGCTGGCCCGACAACGTCAACCTGGACAAGGCCCGCCGCCTGCTGTGGCCGGTCAAGAAGAAGTACGGCCAGAACATCTCCTGGGCCGACCTCATGATCCTCACCGGCAACGTCGCGCTGGAGTCCATGGGCTTCAAGACCTTCGGCTTCGGCGGCGGTCGCGAGGACGTGTGGGAGCCCGACGAGGACGTCTACTGGGGCCCCGAGACCACGTGGCTCGACGACCAGCGCTACACGGGCGACCGCGACCTGGAGAAGCCGCTGGCCGCCGTCCAGATGGGCCTCATCTACGTCAACCCCGAGGGCCCCAACGGCAACCCGGACCCGCTGGCCGCCGCTCGCGACATCCGCGAGACCTTCGGCCGCATGGGCATGAACGACGAGGAGACCGTCGCCCTCATCGCGGGCGGCCACACCTTCGGCAAGACCCACGGTGCGGCTCCGGACTCCAACCTGGAGGCCGAGCCCGAGTCCGCGGGCCTGGAGATGCAGGGCCTGGGCTGGAAGAACAACCACGGCACCGGCAAGGGCGCCGACGCGATCGGCTCCGGCCTGGAGGTCACCTGGACCACCACGCCCGCGCAGTGGAGCCAGGGCTTCTTCAAGAACCTGTTCGAGTTCGAGTACGAGCTCACCAAGAGCCCGGGCGGCGGCAACCAGTGGGTCGCCAAGGACGCCGAGGAGATCATCCCCGACGCCCACATCCCCGGCAAGAAGCACAAGCCGACCATGCTCACCACCGACCTGTCGCTGCGCGTCGACCCGGTCTACGAGCAGATCTCGCGCCGCTTCTACGAGGACCACGAGGCGTTCGCGGACGCGTTCGCCCGCGCCTGGTACAAGCTGACCCACCGTGACATGGGCCCGAAGGTGCGCTACCTCGGCTCGGAGGTCCCGGAGGAGACGCTGATCTGGCAGGACCCGCTGCCCGCGCAGGAGGGCGAGGTCATCGGCGCCGCGGAGATCGCCGCGCTCAAGGCCAAGGTCGCCGAGTCCGGCCTGACCGTCTCCCAGCTGGTGTCCACGGCGTGGGCCTCGGCGTCCACCTACCGTGACAGCGACAAGCGCGGCGGCGCCAACGGTGCCCGCATCCGCCTGGAGCCGCAGATCGACTGGGAGGTCAACAACCCGGCCGAGCTGCGCGGCGTGCTCAACACGCTGGAGAGCATCGCGGTCGAGTTCAACGCCTCCTCGGACAAGAAGGTCTCGCTCGCCGACCTGATCGTCCTGGCCGGCGGTGTCGGTGTCGAGCAGGCCGCCAAGGCGGCCGGCCACGACATCGAGGTGCCCTTCACCCCGGGCCGCGTCGACGCCACGCAGGAGCAGACCGACCCCGGTCAGTTCGCCTTCCTCGAGCCGGTCGCCGACGGCTTCCGCAACTACTACGGCAAGGCCAACCGCCTCCCGGCCGAGTACCTGCTGCTCGACAAGGCGAACCTGCTCGGCGTGAGCGCGCCCGAGATGACCGTTCTGGTGGGTGGCCTGCGCGTGCTGGGCACCAACTACGACGGTTCGGACGTGGGCGTGTTCACCGAGCACCCGGGCGCGCTGACGAACGACTTCTTCGTCAACCTGCTCGACCTCGGGACGAACTGGGCCCCGACCGGTGAGACCTCCGAGACGTCGCAGACGTTCGTGGCCAAGGACGACTCCGGTGCGGTCAAGTGGACCGGAAGCCGTGTCGACCTGCTGTTCGGCTCGAACTCCGAGCTGCGCGCGCTGGCCGAGGTCTACGCCTCCGACGACGCGAAGGAGAAGTTCGTCCAGGACTTCGTCGCCGCGTGGAACAAGATCATGAACGCGGACCGCTTCGACCTGGTCTGA